The following are encoded together in the Cynocephalus volans isolate mCynVol1 chromosome 4, mCynVol1.pri, whole genome shotgun sequence genome:
- the LOC134375877 gene encoding olfactory receptor 10D1B-like, which translates to MRNLSVVTEFILLGIPHTEGLEPMLFVLFSSFYILTLMGNLLILLAIVSCTRLHTPMYFFLCKLSVCDIFFPSVSSPKMLLYLSGNSRAISYAGCVSQLFFYHFLGCTECFLYTVMAYDRFIAICHPLRYMSIMSHRVCAILAMGTSFFGCIQATFLTTLTFQLPYCGPNEVDYYFCDIPVMLKLACADTSGLELVGFISVGLMPLSCFLLILSSYSCIVCSILQVRSAKGRRHTFSTCSAHLTAILLVYMPVVLIYLRPTSSPWMDATVQVMNNLVTPMLNPLIYSLRNQEVKSSLRKALHRLGFLPEQLE; encoded by the coding sequence ATGAGGAATCTCTCGGTGGTGACCGAGTTTATTCTGCTGGGCATCCCGCACACAGAGGGTCTGGAGCCCATGCTCTTTGTCCTGTTTTCGTCCTTCTACATCCTCACCCTGATGGGGAACCTGCTCATCCTCTTGGCAATCGTCTCCTGCACTCGGCTTCACactcccatgtacttcttcctgtGCAAGCTGTCTGTGTGTGACATATTTTTCCCTTCTGTGAGTTCCCCCAAGATGCTGCTCTACCTCTCAGGGAACAGCCGAGCCATCTCCTATGCAGGCTGTGTGTCCCAGCTCTTCTTTTACCATTTCCTCGGCTGCACTGAGTGTTTCCTGTACACGGTGATGGCCTACGACCGTTTTATTGCCATATGTCACCCTCTACGCTACATGAGCATCATGAGCCACAGAGTGTGTGCCATCCTGGCCATGGGGACCTCGTTTTTTGGCTGCATTCAGGCCACCTTTCTAACCACTCTCACCTTCCAATTGCCCTACTGTGGCCCCAATGAGGTAGACTATTACTTCTGCGATATCCCAGTGATGCTGAAGCTGGCTTGTGCTGACACCTCGGGTCTGGAGCTGGTGGGGTTCATCAGTGTGGGCCTCATGCCCCTCAGCTGCTTCCTTCTCATTCTCTCCTCCTACAGCTGCATTGTCTGCTCCATCCTGCAGGTCCGCTCTGCCAAGGGCCGACGTCACACCTTCTCCACCTGCAGTGCCCACCTCACAGCCATCCTGCTTGTCTACATGCCAGTGGTGCTCATCTACCTACGGCCAACCTCAAGCCCCTGGATGGATGCAACAGTTCAGGTGATGAATAACCTGGTCACCCCCATGCTGAATCCCCTGATCTACAGCCTCAGGAATCAGGAGGTGAAATCTTCACTGAGGAAGGCGCTGCATAGGCTGGGCTTCCTTCCCGAGCAGTTGGAGTGA